A genomic window from Panthera tigris isolate Pti1 chromosome B4, P.tigris_Pti1_mat1.1, whole genome shotgun sequence includes:
- the LOC102953294 gene encoding olfactory receptor 6C2-like, protein MRNCTAVTTFILLGLTDDPKIQVLLFVFLFLTYMLSVAGNLIIITLTLLDSHLKTPMYLFLRNFSFLEVSFTTVCIPRFLYMMTTGDNTVTYNACATQLFFVVLFGATEFFLLAAMSYDRYVAICKPLHYTTIMNNRVCTTLILCCWFAGLLIILPPLGMGLQLEFCDSNVIDHFGCDASPILQITCSDTVLIERIVLSFAVLTLIITLVCVVLSYTYIIKTILQFPSAQQRKKAFSTCSSHMIVVSITYGSCIFIYIKPSAKEGVATNKVVSVLTTSVAPLLNPFIYTLRNKQVKDAFKDTVKRIVFLTKK, encoded by the coding sequence ATGAGAAATTGCACAGCAGTAACAACATTCATCCTTCTGGGATTAACAGATGACCCCAAAATACAAGttctgctttttgtatttttgtttctcaCCTACATGTTGAGTGTGGCTGGAAACCTCATCATTATCACCCTCACACTTTTGGATTCCCATCTTAAAACTCCTATGTATCTTTTCCTCCGGAATTTCTCTTTCTTAGAAGTCTCATTCACCACTGTCTGTATTCCCAGATTCCTGTATATGATGACAACTGGAGACAATACTGTTACCTACAATGCTTGTGCCAcccaattattttttgttgtccTCTTTGGAGCCACAGAATTTTTTCTCCTTGCTGCCATGTCgtatgaccgctatgtggccatttGTAAGCCCCTGCACTACACAACCATCATGAACAACAGAGTCTGTACTACCCTCATTCTCTGTTGTTGGTTCGCTGGACTGTTAATCATCCTCCCACCTCTTGGCATGGGCCTCCAGCTGGAATTCTGTGACTCAAATGTGATTGATCATTTTGGCTGTGATGCATCTCCTATTTTGCAGATAACCTGCTCAGACACAGTGTTAATAGAGAGAATTGTTTTGAGTTTTGCTGTGCTGACACTCATTATTACTTTAGTGTGTGTAGTCCTCTCCTACACATACATCATTAAGACCATTCTACAATTCCCTTCTGCCCAACAAAGGAAAAAGGCCTTTTCCACCTGCTCTTCCCATATGATTGTTGTTTCCATCACTTATGGCAGCTGTATCTTCATCTACATCAAACCTTCAGCAAAGGAAGGGGTAGCTACTAATAAAGTAGTGTCTGTGCTCACTACTTCAGTTGCCCCTTTGCTTAATCCATTCATTTATACACTTCGAAACAAACAAGTGAAAGATGCCTTCAAAGACACAGTAAAACGGATTGTATTTCTCACCAAGAAGTAA